CTATCGGAATTTAGGACACACTGATACTCTCACGAGTCTTTTGGGGGTGCTGCGACCGAACAGGTCCTCCTATGCGAGCCAAATTTGTGACGATTTAAATAAGTTTCTTGTGTAGGATAAAATGTCTTGCATGCATGTTTCATTGGGCGCACGTATGACTAGTCCATGGGAATTAAATATAAAATTACCGTTGTGCATGCCCCATGCGACTCACCGCGTACTTGCTATCCAACTTTAAACAAGTCAAGAGAATGGCGCCTGCAAATGTTTCTGATGTTGAAAAAAAGCTACACGGCGTCGGCCTCGCGCCTCTGGATGCCGGAAAGCTAGTGATTGAAAAGAATCCGAATCCGCGCTCGCCACCACCAGCTAAAGGTCTTGTGTTTGGCAAAACATTCTCCAACCACATGCTCACTGTGCCTTGGAACGCCCAAACTGGCTGGGGACAGCCTAAGATTGGTGCATATGGCCCGTTTAGTTTTGACCCAAGCACTGTTATTTTCCATtatgcgccgtcgctttTTGAGGGTTTGAAAGCGTACCGCGACCCTCAGGGCGAGGTACGTCTCTTTCGCCCAGACAAGAACATGGAGCGTATGAACACGAGCGCTGATCGTATTGCGCTTCCCCGCTTTGACGGCGATGAGCTTGTGAAGTTGATTAAAAAGCTTGTGGACATGGACAAGGACTGGGTACCTTTTGAGGCGGGCTACTCACTCTACATTCGTCCCACACTTATCGGTACACAGCCCACACTTGGCGTTAGCGCAAATGAAGAGGCACTTTTGTTTGTGATTCTTTCGCCCGTCGGCCCATACTACTCGTCCGGTGTAAAGCCGGTAGCATTAGAGGCGAATcctgcgcgtgtgcgcgcttggcctggTGGTACCGGCGCATCAAAGCTCGGCGCAAACTACGGGCCTGGTATTCTGCCGCAGATTGAGGCTGCGAAGCAAGGATTTCAGCAAAATCTCTGGCTCTTTGGCGACGAGCACTGGCTGACAGAGGTCGGCACGATGAACTTGTTCATCGTAATGAAGAAAAACGATCAAACGCTCGAGGTAGTGACGCCTCCGCTGGATGGCATGATTCTCGCGGGTGTGACGCGCGACTCTGTGCTGGGTCTTCTTCGTGCGCATAGCTCCGGAGAAGCGCCATTGGCGGGGTTGCCAAAGATCGAAGTCTCGGAGCGTAACATCAACATGAAGGAAATCGTGGATGCTGCGGAGAAGTGCAATCTTGTGGAAGTGTTTGGCTCTGGTACGGCCGCTGTGGTGAGCCCCGTAAACAAGATTGGTTACTTGGGAGAAGACATTTCCATTCCTGTGGGCGACAGTGGCTTTGGTGCTGTCGCCGAGAGCGTGCTGAACAAACTCTCGGCCATCCAATGGGGCAAAGAAGAGCACCCTTGGTCTGTGCGTATTACAGAGTAATGCATTCATAGTCATGCTTGGAACAAACAGTCTATATGCAATACATGCAGGATACTAGAGGTCGGCAAAgaacgccgcgcgcgtttgaGCCTCGTCAACAACAGCGTCCCCTGTCCGCTCGGGAAGCACTTTCTTGCCTGGCACTTGATCCGAATCAATGCTTTCATTGCTATCCTCTTCGCTTGCATTATCGCTTGCGTCAGCGTTGTGGCTTATTGTTGGCAGTGAAGTAGAGACGTTCACAACCATGGGCTCTTCCATTGCTTCTTCATCTTCCTCGTCACCGTCAAGTAGCGGACCTAGATTCGTCAGTTTGCATTCGCTGCTGTGGCCCAGACTGGCCAAAAGGTTCCCCTTGCGTTGCATACGTTCTACAGGCATGCCGCCATGGTCGGCAATAATGCCAAGTAGTTTGTGTGGGAAgagctgcacgacgcggatTAGTCCATCGGAGGAACCCGTCAGAACAGTGTCGTCGTCCAGTGCACATATAGCATCGACACTGGAGGGGTGGCCTGGAAAGCGGTCTAAATGATCCAAAAGACCGCGGGATGGTGCCCATAGAGAGAGAATACCGAGCTGCGTTCCAACGACAAGCTTCTTGCCCCTTGTGGTAAGCATACACGAAAACACACCCTTTAA
This is a stretch of genomic DNA from Malassezia vespertilionis chromosome 1, complete sequence. It encodes these proteins:
- a CDS encoding branched-chain-amino-acid transaminase (COG:E; EggNog:ENOG503NVAG); this translates as MRLTAYLLSNFKQVKRMAPANVSDVEKKLHGVGLAPLDAGKLVIEKNPNPRSPPPAKGLVFGKTFSNHMLTVPWNAQTGWGQPKIGAYGPFSFDPSTVIFHYAPSLFEGLKAYRDPQGEVRLFRPDKNMERMNTSADRIALPRFDGDELVKLIKKLVDMDKDWVPFEAGYSLYIRPTLIGTQPTLGVSANEEALLFVILSPVGPYYSSGVKPVALEANPARVRAWPGGTGASKLGANYGPGILPQIEAAKQGFQQNLWLFGDEHWLTEVGTMNLFIVMKKNDQTLEVVTPPLDGMILAGVTRDSVLGLLRAHSSGEAPLAGLPKIEVSERNINMKEIVDAAEKCNLVEVFGSGTAAVVSPVNKIGYLGEDISIPVGDSGFGAVAESVLNKLSAIQWGKEEHPWSVRITE
- a CDS encoding uncharacterized protein (EggNog:ENOG503NWYK; COG:S), with protein sequence MNIPLSSDALDVAFNPNPESHTLAVALVSGKIQLFDYSRLMLPDGAVRGAEEEETGKEKRNDLVATGDDDGVVRLWDPRLPSGEAKPLQSYDHHFDWITDMIWDPHLEAPRARGKEEQAKRKREDPKNDNRSRLVCTSGDGTLSVINVRSKKKAVEVSEDQEDELLSIAAIKGGKKLVVGTQLGILSLWAPSRGLLDHLDRFPGHPSSVDAICALDDDTVLTGSSDGLIRVVQLFPHKLLGIIADHGGMPVERMQRKGNLLASLGHSSECKLTNLGPLLDGDEEDEEAMEEPMVVNVSTSLPTISHNADASDNASEEDSNESIDSDQVPGKKVLPERTGDAVVDEAQTRAAFFADL